One window from the genome of Alnus glutinosa chromosome 13, dhAlnGlut1.1, whole genome shotgun sequence encodes:
- the LOC133853891 gene encoding uncharacterized protein LOC133853891, protein MFVTQFMAGVVRRKPAGTLMSIQQGRDESLKEFLQRFNQARLTTESPTEEFVHSALYQGIRKDGPLMADLARKPTRYLHEFMERADEFINQEETLRALLRKGIAQTSNQGDKPKKKKEFHKKQDTTEPGIKKKFQDYNWTPLNTPIEEVLAAIKVDPMSLRALIEKFIRNGKLVRFLEGQRGPPGFDRNPQPEERRNQPQRYREEPRERMERPRDRDREPNNRPADRDRRERSKSQARLPGRENLCEIHTISGGFGGGGDSSAARKAYARHLKEFEIYSVQRPPKMREYEDLLIGFSNEDFVGVSLPHSDALVVTLAIANHKIHRVLVDTGSSADIIYKSAFELMSIGQGKLVPVKGPLVGFSGEQVLPIGSIVLPVMAGTSPQEKTVMVKFLVVEGRSAYNVILGRPALNDLGAVTSAPHLCMKFPTNSGVGVVRGDQRAARMCYITTLKAGHTEDAGEEEK, encoded by the exons ATGTTCGTAACTCAATTCATGGCTGGAGTTGTAAGAAGGAAACCGGCAGGCACTTTAATGTCGATACAACAAGGGCGAGATGAGTCCCTTAAGGAGTTCCTCCAGCGCTTCAATCAAGCAAGGCTCACTACTGAGAGCCCCACCGAAGAGTTCGTGCATTCGGCACTTTATCAGGGGATCAGGAAAGATGGGCCGCTGATGGCTGACCTCGCCCGAAAGCCGACTCGTTATCTGCATGAGTTCATGGAGAGGGCAGACGAGTTTATCAACCAAGAAGAGACTCTTCGAGCGTTGCTCAGGAAAGGAATCGCCCAAACCTCTAATCAGGGGGAtaagcctaagaaaaagaaggaattcCACAAGAAGCAGGATACAACGGAGCCCGGGATTAAGAAGAAATTCCAGGATTACAACTGGACCCCCCTCAACACGCCCATCGAAGAGGTCCTGGCGGCGATTAAAGTGGATCCCAT GTCCTTGCGGGCCTTAATCGAGAAGTTTATCCGGAACGGGAAGCTTGTCCGTTTCCTGGAAGGTCAACGGGGTCCGCCTGGGTTTGATCGGAACCCCCAGCCCGAGGAACGGAGGAATCAGCCGCAGAGATATCGGGAAGAGCCCAGAGAAAGGATGGAACGTCCTCGGGATCGTGATAGAGAGCCTAACAACCGACCTGCCGACCGGGACAGGCGAGAGAGAAGCAAGAGCCAAGCGCGGCTGCCTGGTCGGGAAAACCTCTGCGAAATTCATACAATATCCGGCGGTTTTGGAGGTGGAGGAGACTCAAGTGCGGCACGTAAAGCATATGCGAGGCACCTCAAGGAGTTCGAGATATACTCGGTCCAGAGACCGCCGAAAATGAGAGAGTATGAGGACTTACTCATTGGTTTCTCAAATGAAGATTTTGTTGGGGTCTCGCTCCCCCACTCGGACGCTCTGGTGGTGACTTTAGCGATCGCCAATCATAAGATACACAGGGTCCTTGTCGACACTGGGAGTTCGGCCGACATAATATATAAGTCAGCCTTCGAGTTGATGAGCATAGGTCAAGGGAAGTTGGTCCCGGTGAAGGGTCCCTTGGTCGGTTTTTCCGGAGAACAGGTCCTCCCGATCGGGTCTATTGTCCTACCGGTTATGGCGGGAACTAGCCCCCAGGAGAAAACGGTTATGGTGAAATTCTTAGTTGTGGAAGGGCGGTCGGCTTACAACGTTATCCTGGGGAGGCCAGCCCTGAATGATTTGGGGGCCGTAACCTCAGCCCCCCATCTGTGCATGAAGTTCCCGACTAACTCAGGAGTTGGTGTGGTCAGGGGCGACCAGAGGGCTGCCCGCATGTGCTATATCACCACCCTGAAGGCCGGCCACACGGAAGATGCCGGGGAAGAGGAGAAATAG